Proteins encoded in a region of the Pigmentiphaga litoralis genome:
- a CDS encoding HesA/MoeB/ThiF family protein has translation MNDDQLLRYSRHVLLDELGIEGQARIIASRVLIIGAGGLGSPAAYYLASAGVGTLVLADDDTVDLTNLQRQILHTTDRIGQPKADSGRRTLNAINPEVEVIALTVRLAGDALEAEVAKADVVLDCSDNFATRHAVNRACVRHGTPLVSGAAIRFDGQVSTFDLRDAKAPCYHCLFPDGDDVQEERCATMGVFSPLVGIVGSMQAAEAIKLIAGVGKSLSGRLLMLEALSMEWHSVRVARDPGCAVCSDR, from the coding sequence GTGAACGACGACCAGCTATTGCGGTATTCGCGCCATGTCCTGCTCGATGAACTCGGGATCGAAGGGCAGGCGCGGATCATCGCGTCGCGGGTTCTGATCATTGGCGCGGGCGGTCTGGGATCGCCCGCTGCCTATTACCTGGCTTCGGCCGGGGTCGGCACGCTCGTGCTGGCTGACGACGACACCGTCGACCTGACCAATCTTCAGCGACAAATCCTTCACACCACCGACCGGATCGGCCAGCCCAAGGCCGACTCGGGCCGGCGCACGCTCAATGCCATCAACCCGGAAGTCGAGGTGATTGCGTTGACGGTGCGGCTGGCGGGTGACGCGCTGGAGGCCGAAGTGGCCAAGGCCGATGTGGTGCTCGATTGCTCGGATAATTTTGCGACCCGCCATGCGGTCAACCGCGCCTGCGTCAGGCACGGCACGCCGCTGGTATCGGGCGCCGCCATCCGTTTCGATGGGCAGGTCAGCACCTTTGATTTGCGGGACGCGAAGGCGCCCTGCTATCACTGCCTGTTCCCGGACGGCGATGATGTCCAGGAAGAACGCTGCGCCACGATGGGTGTGTTCTCGCCGCTGGTAGGCATCGTCGGGTCCATGCAGGCGGCCGAAGCGATCAAGCTGATCGCCGGCGTAGGCAAGAGCCTGTCGGGCCGGCTGTTGATGCTGGAAGCGCTCAGCATGGAATGGCACAGCGTGCGGGTGGCCCGGGATCCGGGCTGCGCGGTCTGCTCGGACCGCTGA
- the slmA gene encoding nucleoid occlusion factor SlmA, translating into MAAIKSGERKTQILQMLAEMLEHPKGERITTAALAARLQVSEAALYRHFASKAQMFEGLIEFIETSIFGLINQIADSEASGIAQSRKVISLLLSFAERNKGLTRVLVGDALVIEDERLQERMNQFVDRIEASLRQGLRNALSLGELPPADDIHARASLILHFILGRWQRYAKTGWKKSPTEFLDSQMVLMLRA; encoded by the coding sequence ATGGCGGCCATCAAGTCAGGCGAAAGAAAGACCCAGATCCTTCAGATGCTTGCAGAGATGCTCGAGCACCCCAAAGGCGAGCGTATTACCACCGCGGCCCTGGCGGCCCGGCTTCAGGTGTCCGAAGCGGCGTTGTATCGCCACTTCGCCAGCAAGGCCCAGATGTTCGAAGGGCTGATCGAATTCATCGAAACGTCCATCTTCGGCCTGATCAACCAGATCGCCGACAGCGAAGCCAGTGGCATCGCGCAAAGCCGCAAGGTCATCTCGCTGCTGCTGTCCTTCGCGGAACGCAACAAGGGGCTGACCCGGGTGCTGGTGGGCGACGCCCTGGTGATCGAAGATGAACGGCTGCAGGAACGCATGAACCAATTCGTCGACCGGATTGAAGCGTCATTGCGGCAGGGGCTGCGCAATGCGCTGTCGCTGGGCGAATTGCCGCCGGCCGACGACATTCACGCGCGGGCCAGCCTGATCCTGCATTTCATCCTGGGAAGGTGGCAGCGATATGCCAAGACGGGGTGGAAGAAATCCCCCACCGAGTTCCTGGATTCGCAAATGGTGCTGATGCTGCGGGCCTGA
- a CDS encoding pyrimidine 5'-nucleotidase: MTDHLVVSDAAARATGVPALGDYRRQVKRPLGRVRASRRLLPSAKSKELVWFFDLDNTLHDASHAIFSHIDLSMTAAVRETLNVSEEEAHALRKKYWQRYGATLIGMVRHHGVSSADFLHRSHNFDIRPLVRADKDLRNRLDKLPGRKVLLTNAPHNYARTILSHLGILRCFDSLWAVEDMRFHGDFKVKPSPALMRHVLAHEGVSAHRAVLVEDTAANLRGARQVGMRTVYVRHPQTPFAKTHRGRPMFIDLQVNSVSHLLLQRRLLRRV; encoded by the coding sequence ATGACCGATCACCTTGTCGTCAGCGATGCGGCGGCGCGCGCCACGGGCGTGCCCGCGCTGGGCGACTACCGGCGGCAGGTCAAACGGCCGCTGGGCCGGGTGCGCGCCAGCCGCCGGCTGCTGCCCTCCGCCAAGTCCAAGGAACTGGTCTGGTTCTTTGACCTGGACAACACGCTGCACGACGCGTCGCACGCCATCTTTTCGCATATCGACCTGTCGATGACGGCGGCGGTGCGTGAAACCCTGAATGTGTCCGAAGAGGAAGCCCACGCGCTGCGCAAGAAGTACTGGCAGCGCTACGGGGCCACCCTGATCGGCATGGTGCGCCACCACGGCGTGTCGTCGGCAGACTTCCTGCATCGCAGCCACAACTTCGACATCCGCCCGTTGGTGCGTGCCGATAAAGACCTACGCAATCGCCTGGACAAGCTGCCGGGCCGCAAGGTCCTGCTGACCAACGCTCCGCATAATTACGCACGGACAATCCTTTCGCATCTGGGTATCCTGCGTTGCTTCGACAGCCTGTGGGCCGTCGAAGACATGCGCTTCCATGGCGATTTCAAGGTCAAGCCGTCACCTGCCTTGATGCGTCATGTGCTGGCGCACGAAGGGGTCAGCGCCCACCGCGCCGTGCTGGTCGAAGACACTGCCGCCAACTTGCGGGGGGCGCGTCAGGTCGGCATGCGAACGGTGTACGTGCGGCACCCCCAGACGCCGTTTGCCAAGACCCACCGTGGCCGTCCGATGTTTATCGACCTTCAAGTAAACTCGGTCAGTCACTTGTTGTTACAGCGTCGCCTGCTCCGCCGCGTGTAG
- the argB gene encoding acetylglutamate kinase, with translation MTDFTQADSSYAEKAGPLVTTLTPRIKAEVLAEALPYIRRFHGKTIVVKYGGNAMTEERLQRSFAHDVVLLKLVGINPIVVHGGGPQIDSALKRVGKQGTFVQGMRVTDAETMEVVEWVLGGEVQQDIVMMINEFGGKAVGLTGKDGGLIRANKMRMPDKNNPGAFLDLGFVGEIASIDPSVVKALQDDQFIPVISPIGFGEDGLAYNINADLVAGKIAEVLRAEKLVMMTNTPGVLDKNGNLLTGLTANKIDELFADGTISGGMLPKISSALEAAKSGVNSVHIVDGRVEHVLLLEILTAQGVGTMIRSH, from the coding sequence ATGACAGATTTCACGCAAGCAGATTCCTCGTACGCCGAGAAGGCCGGTCCGCTGGTTACGACGCTGACGCCGCGCATCAAGGCCGAGGTGCTGGCCGAGGCGCTGCCCTACATCCGCCGCTTCCACGGCAAGACCATCGTCGTCAAATACGGCGGCAACGCCATGACCGAAGAGCGCCTGCAGCGCAGCTTCGCGCATGACGTGGTCCTGCTCAAGCTGGTCGGCATCAACCCGATCGTCGTCCACGGCGGCGGCCCGCAGATCGACAGCGCCCTGAAGCGCGTCGGCAAGCAGGGCACCTTCGTCCAGGGCATGCGCGTCACCGACGCCGAAACCATGGAAGTCGTGGAATGGGTGCTGGGCGGCGAAGTCCAGCAGGACATTGTGATGATGATCAACGAGTTCGGCGGCAAGGCCGTGGGCCTGACCGGCAAGGACGGCGGCCTGATCCGCGCCAACAAGATGCGCATGCCCGACAAGAACAATCCAGGCGCTTTCCTGGACCTGGGCTTTGTGGGCGAGATCGCTTCGATCGATCCGTCGGTGGTCAAGGCCCTGCAAGACGACCAGTTCATTCCGGTCATCTCGCCTATCGGTTTCGGTGAAGACGGCCTGGCCTACAACATCAACGCCGACCTGGTGGCCGGCAAGATCGCCGAAGTGCTGCGCGCCGAAAAGCTGGTCATGATGACCAACACCCCGGGCGTGCTGGACAAGAACGGCAACCTGCTGACCGGCCTGACCGCCAACAAGATCGACGAACTGTTCGCCGACGGCACCATTTCGGGCGGCATGCTGCCCAAGATCTCGTCGGCACTCGAAGCCGCCAAGAGCGGCGTCAACTCGGTGCACATCGTCGACGGCCGCGTCGAACATGTGCTGCTGCTGGAGATCCTGACCGCGCAGGGCGTCGGCACGATGATCCGGTCGCACTGA